The following coding sequences are from one Salvia hispanica cultivar TCC Black 2014 chromosome 3, UniMelb_Shisp_WGS_1.0, whole genome shotgun sequence window:
- the LOC125213606 gene encoding uncharacterized protein LOC125213606 isoform X1, with translation MDLDSRPTEDGLPVLQLRKWGPSEFPYSPSSFREGFISPTRKSLLLLSYDSEALWFPLVKGRCIGNNDSEHFSDEIVADPLESSKPGISEPRESISGSSGTVDLDGKTGYTSGSGVSIQESTGAFISDVDSVAWGLCGNTFDQHEGASYEELLFVSGRQGVVVHAFSKFGKFSGVIKPEQARDVGQGKWMEWGPSRTLSPDIEVHEEVESHDKITGKRTSDAEAPVRDGRSASPKIWMQTFLTEVERVTSGGYVYSRYPKMPLFPNDVVVSFRIYDQESPFSDPVSLGDTAPCNQTNPSMPIMGCTTNRSDTDLSSPVTSVAGDSVSSLKSGVTNGPYKCTKVFSNNLHRLVGFALSNTSYSAVDTGNLNDGNYTKNLVSVARTVSWGIQWLYSAKLDEKLDTGPFEWIDFRFSDRFLICLSTSGTISLYGAMTGEYIASLDAFRRNGPGSWHHIGSLTIRRKFKRLFVFPHSLLLGVMDESGVIYAVPTDNHVLEDQFSFEDVLPYQYYSDLGLLMGWEVGGAEIGYQRVLSNTSKAHGISRLAGYGRYSHFIGKENLINENSHIKDSKGTNGSYLMTFSNATHMLNENKLMLSDFPSCLIRKAFIPPFGCSEDDVICCSQFGVTRLTKRYSYEKRQCQVVHTNLQLDFVVNDDINYVMPTGETSSNEAVGCNFNGCLYLLTRRGLAVVLPSISATPNFFPVEAIGYHIPNCSSSIMYGAGDLMGTGRTKKPFSPWKVEVLDRVLLYEGLEVAEKLCMENGWVLGISRIRHLQLALAYLEFDEIKNSLEVLMRVDMAVEGILRLLFAAFYLMFNKVSNDSEVSAASRLLALATDYATRVIRKYGLLHHKKVSEKPLEVSSNDDPYPLLVLTEKEHDEEGTSRTLAEAARYLVVIRSLQQQLNEKFRRPGQVLMVNAGLVNTVGTGRLEDEYKNPAVLEDTSSLIRSDQRGTAASTSGTELSNEENLALMPVDTVGADFQDFQNFDKILVSEGSTYVKRTSRIENPKDMIARWELDNMDIKTVVNDALLSGRLPLAVLRLHLHHVNNLLPDTETRDTFNDVRIAGRAIAYDLFVKGEIGLGTTTLQKLGEDVETTLKQLVFGTVRRSLRVLVAEEMKRYAYLGPQELKILEMLSLVERVYPCNSFFSTLATRRKGLNRISNEEPLGEISLHLLHPLFDNPVISCGEIDGVVLGSWTTIDKHSIAAEVDDDTSHAAYWAAAAAWSDAWDQRVVDRILLDQPLLMGVNVLWESQVEYHVCHNDWLEVSKLLEVVPPYALSPGSLSISLDDIRPASSIEYGQEPPEFNKYSSFLEDLDTVCMNVQNIRLFRFPTNRSSSVWLRRLMEQQLANKLIFLVDYWDRVSDIVPLLARSGFMSDLHDTSFLDGANDGSSELLVIGDASIDPDAMQSLHKVVVHFCAQYNLLYLLDIYLDTHKLAIDHSSLSFLLDAAGDNEWVKCLLLMRVKGKEYDASFSNARAVAALNSVPGNKLTVEMDDIVHAVDDIAEGAGEMAALATLMFAPAPLQECLSSGSVKRHCSSAQCTLENLRPALHRFPTLWNTLVAACFGQDPTCRNLKTKMSGYSELLDYLNWREGVFFSSLRDTSILQMIPCWFPKAVRRLVQLYVQGPVGWQSLADSETEELSLLRDIYYVVNSSGHAQISATSWEAVIQRHIEEELYSSSLEGADVGLEHHLHRGRALAALNHLLSARVHKLKSDNKHWDQPESLSTGQTNIQSDVQILLSPITESEESLLSSVIPLAIQHFDDSVLVASCAFLLELCGLSASTLRMDIAALKRISSFYKSAENNQYMQQSPTSPAFLQPPVEVDVTESIARALADDYLHKYSSSITQKGDRNNSVLNQPSRALLLVLQHLEKASLPLPSNSMTCGSWLSSGNGDGAELRSQQKATSQHWQLVTAFCQIHNIPLSTKYLAVLARDNDWVGFLSEVQIGKYTFETVMQLASKEFSDPCLKSHITTVLRSMQSRKKTAPMNMDTGEKDKIYLSNENLCMPVELFEIIAGCERNERPGEALLLKAKNLSWSILAMVASCFPDVSPLSCLTVWLEITAARETSAIKVNDIASQISKNVGAAVEATNALSPGARTITFRYNRKNAKRRRLQEPVPLDTLTSADSISSKSSTFSNTQRFLHEEGSDKIGDKDAKFWTDPNSMANTLSRMVAVLCEQHLFLPLLKAFEIFLPSCSLLPFIRALQAFSHMLLSEASAHLGLFSTIIKEESPLTLPNWEREGKVGTSWTTSTAVKAADAILLTCPSPYEKRCLLRLLAATDFGDGGSIAARYGQLSWKIDMAEPSMRGDECPLLGNETFDDASLLSALEKNGYWEQARCWAKKLEASGESRWKSAANHVTEMQAEAMVAEWKEFLWDIPEERVALWSHCQTLFIRYSFPALQAGQFFLKHAEAVEKDISAKELHEILLLALQWLSGMTTLSNPVYPPHLLREIETRVWLLAVESEALVKNEGDVNSLISSAREPGAGKSSDLMDRTASIVAKMDNHMNGLRLKSSERNDRENGQPHVRMTQTGDGGLKTKRRAKGFASRKPLFDSGDKKYDSESIPLNPRDETHLVDESSKIDASLSRWEERVGPAELNRAVLSLLDFGHITAARQLQNKLSPDNMPSEFFIVDAALKLAAHSTSSMKVSMSMLDDDVSSVMQSCNLLTEQQVIDPLQTLESFPSLLKEGSGRGLCRRIISVVKAANVLGLTFSEAFDKQPIELLQLLSLKAQESFEEAHLLVQTHSMPAASIAQILAESFLKGLLAAHRGGYMDFQKDEGPAPLLWRISDFLKWAELCPSDSEIGHALMRLVITGQEIPHACEVELLILSHHFYKLSACLDGVDVLVALAATRVEAYVWEGDFSCLARLITGVGNFHALNFILGILIENGQLDILLQKFSAAADVNSGTAEAVRGFRMAVLTSLKQFNPSDLDAFAMVYNHFDMKHETAALLELRAKQLSQQWFLRYDKDQNEELLESMHYFIEAAEVHSSIDAGNKTRKSCAQASLVSLQIRMPDTKWLNLSETNARRILVEQSRFQEALIVAEAYGLNQPSEWALVLWEQMLNPELTEQFVAEFVAVLPLQPSMLVELARFYRSEMQARGDQSQFSVWLTGGGLPADWAKYLGRSFRCLLRRTRDIRLKQHLAVSATGFDDIVEASNRELDKVPENAGPLILRKGHGGAYLPLM, from the exons TCCACTAGAATCAAGTAAGCCTGGTATATCAGAGCCAAGGGAAAGTATCTCTGGCTCTTCTGGCACTGTAGATTTGGATGGAAAGACTGGCTACACATCAGGTTCAGGAGTTAGTATTCAAGAATCTACCGGTGCTTTTATATCTGATGTAGATTCAGTGGCATGGGGTCTATGCGGGAACACATTTGATCAGCACGAGGGGGCTTCATACGAAGAGCTACTTTTTGTCTCTGGAAGACAAGGGGTAGTTGTACATGCGTTTTCTAAGTTTGGTAAATTTAGTGGAGTAATAAAACCTGAGCAAGCAAGGGATGTTGGGCAAGGGAAGTGGATGGAGTGGGGGCCCTCGAGAACCTTATCTCCAGATATTGAGGTTCATGAAGAAGTAGAATCTCATGATAAGATCACCGGGAAAAGGACTTCTGATGCAGAAGCCCCTGTTAGGGATGGTCGGTCAGCTAGTCCAAAGATATGGATGCAAACGTTTTTGACTGAAGTTGAAAGAGTAACATCTGGTGGTTACGTTTATTCTAGGTACCCAAAGATGCCATTATTTCCGAATGATGTAGTTGTTTCTTTTAGGATATATGACCAGGAATCACCATTCTCCGACCCCGTGTCTCTTGGTGATACAGCACCATGTAATCAAACAAATCCCAGCATGCCAATCATGGGATGCACTACCAATAGATCAGATACAGATCTTAGTTCACCTGTCACGTCAGTTGCAGGGGATAGTGTATCTAGCTTGAAAAGTGGTGTCACTAATGGTCCGTATAAGTGCACCAAAGTTTTCTCTAACAATTTGCATCGGTTAGTTGGCTTCGCTCTATCCAATACTAGTTATTCAGCTGTTGATACTGGCAATTTAAATGATGGAAACTACACAAAAAATCTGGTTTCAGTGGCCAGAACTGTGAGCTGGGGAATACAGTGGCTATACTCAGCAAAACTTGATGAAAAACTTGATACAGGTCCATTTGAGTGGATAGACTTCAGGTTTTCTGATAGATTTCTTATTTGTCTCAGTACATCTGGCACAATCTCATTGTATGGTGCAATGACTGGTGAGTATATAGCATCTCTTGATGCTTTTAGGAGAAATGGACCTGGCTCTTGGCACCATATTGGTAGTCTTACCATCAGAAGAAAGTTTAAAAGGCTCTTTGTATTTCCTCATTCCTTATTGTTAGGTGTGATGGATGAATCTGGTGTAATCTATGCCGTACCTACTGATAACCATGTCCTCGAAGACCAATTTTCATTTGAAGACGTCCTCCCTTATCAATACTATTCAGATCTTGGACTTTTAATGGGTTGGGAGGTAGGGGGTGCTGAGATTGGATACCAACGGGTACTTTCTAATACATCAAAGGCTCATGGTATTAGTAGATTAGCAGGTTATGGTAGATATTCTCATTTCATTGGTAAAGAGAATCTTATAAACGAAAATAGTCATATAAAGGATTCAAAGGGTACCAATGGCTCGTATCTCATGACCTTTTCTAATGCAACCCATATGTTGAACGAGAATAAGCTAATGCTTTCTGATTTTCCATCTTGCCTTATAAGGAAAGCTTTTATACCCCCTTTTGGATGCAGTGAAGATGATGTTATCTGTTGTTCTCAATTTGGAGTTACTCGCCTTACTAAGAGATATAGTTATGAGAAGAGACAATGTCAAGTTGTGCATACCAATCTACAATTAGATTTTGTTGTGAATGATGATATAAATTATGTCATGCCTACTGGGGAGACCTCTTCTAATGAAGCTGTTGGCTGCAATTTCAATGGGTGCTTATATTTGTTGACCAGAAGAGGTCTCGCGGTTGTTCTTCCCTCGATTTCAGCTACCCCAAATTTCTTTCCTGTTGAGGCAATTGGATATCATATACCAAATTGTTCTAGTAGCATAATGTATGGGGCAGGTGATCTTATGGGAACAGGTAGAACTAAAAAACCCTTCTCACCATGGAAAGTGGAGGTTTTGGATCGAGTTCTTTTATATGAAGGCCTTGAAGTTGCAGAAAAGTTATGCATGGAAAATG GCTGGGTATTGGGGATTTCTCGGATCCGTCACTTGCAGTTGGCTTTGGCTTACCttgaatttgatgaaattaagAA CTCTCTGGAAGTGCTTATGAGGGTTGACATGGCAGTGGAAGGCATCTTGAGGTTGCTCTTTGCAGCTTTTTATCTGATGTTCAATAAAGTAAGCAACGATAGTGAGGTTTCTGCTGCATCAAG GCTTCTAGCATTGGCCACCGATTACGCAACTAGGGTCATACGTAAATATGGCTTATTGCATCATAAGAAAGTGTCTGAGAAGCCATTGGAGGTTAGCAGTAATGACGACCCTTATCCTCTATTGGTGTTGACTGAAAAAGAGCATGATGAAGAGGGAACTTCAAGAACCCTTGCTGAAGCAGCACGATATTTGGTGGTTATTCGGAGTTTGCAGCAGCAGTTGAATGAAAAATTCAGACGACCAGGACAAGTATTG ATGGTTAATGCTGGGTTGGTGAACACGGTTGGTACTGGTCGATTGGAGGATGAATACAAGAATCCAGCTGTTCTGGAAGATACTTCATCGCTGATTAGATCAGATCAACGTGGAACTGCAGCTTCTACCTCTGGAACTGAATTGAGTAATGAAGAGAACCTTGCTCTGATGCCTGTGGATACAGTTGGTGCTGATTTCCAAGATTTTCAGAACTTTGATAAGATCCTAGTTTCTGAAGGAAGCACATATGTAAAAAGAACTTCTAGAATAGAGAATCCAAAAGATATGATAGCACGTTGGGAGTTGGATAATATGGACATTAAAACGGTTGTGAATGATGCATTGCTTTCTGGCCGTCTTCCTCTTGCCGTGCTTAGATTGCATCTACATCATGTGAACAATTTGTTACCTGACACAGAAACTCGTGATACCTTTAATGATGTCCGGATTGCTGGAAGAGCGATTGcatatgatttatttgtaaaG GGTGAGATTGGGCTTGGTACAACAACATTGCAAAAGCTTGGGGAGGATGTTGAAACAACCTTGAAACAGTTAGTTTTTGGAACTGTCAGAAGATCTCTGCGGGTGCTAGTTGCAGAAGAGATGAAAAGATATGCATACCTTGGGCCACAGGAGTTAAAGATATTGGAAATGTTATCATTAGTAGAG AGGGTGTATCCTTGCAATAGTTTCTTCAGTACACTAGCGACCAGGAGAAAGGGGCTTAATAGAATATCTAATGAAGAACCACTTGGGGAGATAAGTTTGCACCTATTGCACCCACTATTTGACAATCCTGTCATTTCATGTGGAGAGATTGATGGAGTTGTTTTGGGTTCATGGACGACCATTGACAAACATTCTATCGCTGCTGAAGTAGATGATGACACCAGCCATGCTGCTTATTGGGCTGCTGCTGCAGCTTGGTCGGATGCCTGGGATCAAAGAGTTGTTGACCGT ATACTTCTGGACCAACCTCTTCTTATGGGTGTTAATGTGTTGTGGGAATCTCAAGTTGAGTATCATGTATGCCATAATGACTGGTTAGAAGTTTCAAAGCTACTAGAGGTAGTTCCACCATATGCACTCTCTCCTGGAAGCCTTAGCATAAGCTTGGATGATATACGTCCAGCTTCATCCATTGAGTATGGTCAGGAGCCCCCTGAATTCAACAAATACTCAAGTTTCCTTGAAGACTTGGACACTGTATGCATGAATGTGCAAAACATCAGACTTTTCAGGTTTCCTACAAACAGGTCATCTTCTGTGTGGTTAAGGAGGCTTATGGAGCAGCAGCTTGCAAACAAATTAATCTTTTTGGTGGATTACTGGGACCGAGTATCAGATATTGTACCTTTGCTGGCCCGATCAGGTTTTATGAGTGATTTACATGACACTTCTTTCCTGGATGGAGCAAATGATGGTTCATCTGAGTTACTGGTTATTGGTGATGCATCTATTGATCCAGATGCAATGCAGTCTCTACATAAAGTTGTTGTACATTTCTGCGCCCAGTATAACTTACTATACCTTCTGGACATTTATCTTGACACTCACAAACTGGCTATTGACCATAGTTCCCTTTCCTTTTTATTGGATGCAGCA GGTGATAATGAGTGGGTTAAGTGCTTGCTCTTAATGAGGGTTAAAGGAAAAGAATATGATGCATCATTTTCGAATGCTCGTGCGGTTGCTGCTCTAAATTCAGTTCCAGGTAATAAACTTACTGTGGAGATGGATGACATCGTCCATGCTGTTGATGACATTGCAGAAGGAGCAGGGGAAATGGCTGCTTTAGCCACATTGATGTTTGCTCCTGCTCCTCTACAAGAATGCCTCAGTAGTGGCAGTGTAAAAAGACACTGTAGCTCTGCTCAATGCACCTTGGAGAACCTTAGACCAGCCCTTCATCGGTTCCCTACATTATGGAACACCCTTGTAGCAGCATGTTTTGGTCAAGATCCGACTTGCCGTAATCTCAAGACAAAAA TGTCAGGATATTCTGAGTTGTTAGACTACTTGAACTGGAGAGAAGGAGTATTCTTCTCTTCCCTACGAGATACTTCAATTCTTCAGATGATTCCATGCTGGTTCCCTAAGGCAGTGCGGAGATTGGTTCAGCTTTATGTGCAG GGCCCAGTTGGTTGGCAATCATTGGCTGATTCAGAGACTGAAGAACTTTCTCTTCTAAGAGACATCTATTATGTTGTAAATTCAAGTGGTCATGCTCAGATTAGTGCCACATCCTGGGAAGCTGTCATCCAGAGACATATAGAAGAGGAACTCTATTCATCTTCTTTAGAG GGAGCTGATGTTGGACTTGAACACCATTTGCATCGTGGGCGTGCATTAGCTGCTTTAAATCATCTCCTTTCAGCAAGGGTCCATAAATTGAAATCTGATAATAAGCATTGGGATCAACCTGAATCTCTATCAACTGGGCAAACAAATATACAATCGGATGTGCAGATCCTTCTTTCACCAATAACTGAGAGTGAAGAGTCTCTTCTTTCATCT GTTATACCCCTTGCTATTCAGCATTTTGATGACTCTGTATTAGTGGCTTCATGCGCTTTTCTTTTGGAACTATGTGGTTTATCTGCTAGTACTCTCCGAATGGATATTGCTGCCTTGAAAAGAATATCTTCTTTCTACAAGTCTGCCGAGAACAATCAGTATATGCAACAATCTCCTACGAGCCCTGCTTTTCTTCAGCCGCCTGTTGAAGTAGACGTAACAGAATCTATAGCTAGAGCACTGGCAGATGATTATCTTCATAAATATTCTAGTAGCATAACGCAGAAAGGTGACCGAAACAATAGTGTTTTGAATCAACCGTCACGAGCTTTATTGCTTGTTCTTCAGCACTTGGAAAAGGCAAGTCTTCCATTGCCATCCAATAGCATGACCTGTGGGTCTTGGTTGTCAAGTGGAAATGGAGATGGAGCTGAGTTAAGGTCTCAACAGAAAGCCACAAGCCAGCACTGGCAATTGGTCACAGCCTTTTGTCAGATACATAACATTCCTTTAAGCACTAAATATCTTGCTGTATTAGCAAGGGACAACGACTGG GTTGGCTTTTTGTCCGAAGTTCAAATTGGGAAATATACTTTTGAAACAGTAATGCAACTG GCATCAAAGGAGTTCAGTGACCCCTGTTTAAAATCTCACATTACAACAGTTTTGCGAAGCATGCAGTCCAGGAAAAAAACTGCACCAATGAATATGGATACTGGAGAAAAGGACAAAATTTATCTGTCAAATGAGAATCTTTGCATGCCTGtggaattatttgaaattatagcGGGATgtgaaagaaatgaaagaCCTGGAGAGGCTCTTCTCCTGAAAGCAAAGAACTTAAGCTGGTCGATTCTGGCTATGGTTGCTTCTTGCTTTCCTGATGTCTCTCCATTGTCCTGCCTGACAGTTTGGCTGGAAATTACTGCAGCAAG GGAGACTTCTGCCATCAAAGTTAATGACATTGcatctcaaatttcaaaaaatgttGGAGCTGCTGTTGAGGCTACCAACGCCCTTTCTCCTGGCGCTAGAACCATAACATTTCGTTATAATAGGAAAAACGCGAAGCGTAGGCGCCTTCAGGAACCTGTTCCACTGGATACTTTGACATCCGCAGATTCTATAAGTTCTAAAAGCTCCACTTTTTCTAATACTCAACGTTTTCTTCATGAAGAGGGAAGTGATAAAATAGGTGATAAAGATGCCAAGTTTTGGACTGACCCTAATAGCATGGCTAACACTCTGTCAAGAATGGTGGCTGTCCTCTGTGAGCAGCACCTGTTCCTTCCTCTGCTAAAAGCTTTTGAAATATTTCTACCGTCATGCTCACTGTTACCTTTCATCCGTGCTCTTCAG GCTTTCTCACACATGCTCCTCTCAGAGGCTTCAGCACATCTTGGATTATTTTCAACCATAATTAAGGAAGAGTCTCCTCTTACACTACCTAATTGGGAAAGAGAAGGGAAAGTTGGGACATCGTGGACAACTTCGACTGCTGTCAAAGCTGCTGATGCCATTCTTTTAACTTGCCCATCTCCATACGAGAAAAGATGCTTGCTAAGGCTCCTTGCTGCTACCGACTTTGGTGATGGAGGGTCTATTGCAGCACGATATGGCCAATTGTCTTGGAAAATAGATATGGCTGAACCCTCTATGAGGGGTGATGAATGCCCCCTCCTTGGAAATGAAACGTTTGATGATGCTTCACTTCTATCTGCATTGGAAAAGAATGGGTATTGGGAACAAGCACGCTGTTGGGCAAAGAAGTTGGAGGCCAGTGGTGAATCACGTTGGAAATCTGCAGCCAATCATGTAACTGAAATGCAG GCGGAAGCCATGGTTGCAGAGTGGAAGGAATTTCTTTGGGATATCCCAGAAGAGAGGGTTGCTTTGTGGAGCCACTGCCAGACACTTTTCATCAGATATTCCTTCCCAGCATTGCAG GCAGGACAATTCTTCTTAAAACATGCTGAAGCTGTGGAAAAAGATATTTCAGCAAAAGAACTTCATGAGATTTTGCTACTTGCTCTGCAGTGGTTGAGTGGAATGACAACTTTGTCAAACCC GGTTTATCCACCACACCTTCTACGCGAAATTGAAACTAGAGTGTGGCTCTTAGCTGTGGAATCAGAAGCTCTGGTAAAGAATGAAGGTGATGtgaattcattaatttcatctgCCCGGGAGCCTGGAGCTGGCAAGAGTTCTGATTTAATGGACCGTACGGCAAGCATTGTTGCAAAAATGGATAATCATATGAATGGACTTAGGCTCAAATCTTCTGAGAGAAATGATAGAGAAAATGGTCAGCCTCATGTTAGGATGACTCAAACTGGCGACGGCGGCTTAAAGACAAAAAGGAGAGCAAAAGGCTTTGCATCAAGAAAACCTTTGTTTGATTCAGGAGACAAAAAGTATGACTCTGAATCTATACCTCTCAACCCTAGAGATGAGACACATTTAGTTGATGAAAGTTCAAAAATTGATGCCTCGTTATCGAGGTGGGAGGAAAGAGTTGGACCTGCTGAGCTCAATAGAGCTGTTCTTTCACTGTTAGACTTTGGACACATAACAGCTGCTAGACAACTGCAGAATAAACTTTCTCCAGACAACATGCCAtctgaattttttattgttgatgcGGCTTTGAAGCTTGCTGCTCATTCAACTTCAAGCATGAAGGTGTCAATGTCAATGCTGGACGATGATGTATCCTCTGTTATGCAGTCATGCAATCTTCTGACTGAGCAGCAAGTGATTGATCCCCTGCAG ACCCTGGAGAGTTTCCCAAGTCTTCTTAAGGAGGGTAGTGGACGTGGCCTATGCAGGAGGATAATCTCTGTTGTTAAAGCTGCAAATGTGCTTGGTTTAACATTTTCAGAGGCATTCGACAAACAGCCAATAGAGCTGCTGCAATTGCTATCTCTCAAAGCGCAAGAGTCTTTTGAGGAAGCTCATCTTTTAGTTCAAACACACTCAATGCCAGCTGCTAGTATTGCCCAAATTCTCGCCGAATCATTTCTAAAG GGTCTATTAGCAGCACACCGTGGGGGTTATATGGATTTTCAGAAGGATGAAGGACCTGCTCCACTGCTATGGAGAATTTCGGACTTCCTAAAATGGGCTGAGCTTTGTCCTTCTGATTCAGAAATTGGCCATGCATTAATGAGACTAGTAATCACAGGGCAAGAAATACCCCATGCGTGCGAG GTTGAGCTTCTCATTCTATCCCATCACTTCTATAAGTTGTCAGCATGCCTTGATGGTGTGGATGTGCTCGTAGCTCTTGCTGCAACCAGGGTAGAAGCTTATGTCTGGGAGGGTGATTTCTCGTGTCTTGCGCGCTTGATAACAGGAGTTGGAAACTTCCATGCTCTTAATTTCATACTTGGGATACTAATCGAGAATGGCCAACTGGATATCCtccttcaaaaattttcagCAGCTGCTGATGTCAACAGTGGAACTGCTGAGGCGGTTAGGGGATTTCGAATGGCTGTTCTGACATCACTCAAGCAATTTAACCCAAGCGATCTCGATGCATTTGCTATG GTCTATAATCACTTTGACATGAAGCACGAAACCGCTGCGCTTCTGGAGTTACGTGCAAAACAATTATCTCAACAGTGGTTTCTTCGTTACGACAAGGATCAAAACGAAGAGCTCCTTGAATCCATGCATTATTTCATTGAGGCTGCAGAAGTGCACTCATCCATTGATGCTGGCAACAAAACTCGCAAATCTTGTGCTCAGGCATCACTTGTGTCGCTGCAGATACGAATGCCAGACACAAAATGGCTCAATCTTTCCGAAACTAATGCACGGAGAATATTAGTAGAACAATCTCGGTTTCAAGAGGCCTTAATAGTTGCTGAAGCTTACGGCCTCAACCAGCCTAGCGAGTGGGCTCTGGTTCTCTGGGAGCAGATGCTCAACCCCGAGCTCACCGAACAGTTTGTAGCTGAGTTTGTCGCTGTATTACCTCTCCAGCCATCAATGCTAGTTGAACTTGCAAGATTCTATCGGTCCGAGATGCAAGCCCGCGGAGACCAGTCCCAGTTCTCGGTGTGGCTCACTGGAGGAGGCCTACCGGCAGATTGGGCAAAGTATCTCGGTAGATCATTCAGATGCTTGCTGAGGCGGACAAGAGACATCAGGTTAAAACAACATCTGGCTGTGTCAGCCACTGGATTTGATGACATAGTCGAAGCATCCAACAGGGAACTGGACAAGGTCCCGGAAAACGCAGGACCCCTTATCCTGAGGAAAGGACATGGAGGGGCGTACCTCCCTCTGATGTAG